A single genomic interval of Apteryx mantelli isolate bAptMan1 chromosome 21, bAptMan1.hap1, whole genome shotgun sequence harbors:
- the PTGES gene encoding prostaglandin E synthase: MMENKVFMSFMFYSTILILKMYVVAIITGQVRLRKKAFANPEDALRNGGLQYYREDPDVERCRRAHRNDMENIFPFLFLGAVYSLLDPSPTVARIHFFIFCVGRIVHTVAYLLRLKAPTRSVAYSVAQLPCFSMALQILVAAIPYW; encoded by the exons ATGATGGAAAACAAAGTGTTTATGTCATTTATGTTCTACAGCACgatcttgattttaaaaatgtatgttgtTGCCATCATTACAGGACAAGTAAGGCTCAGAAAGAAG GCGTTTGCTAACCCAGAGGATGCACTGCGGAACGGAGGCCTGCAGTACTACCGCGAGGACCCTGACGTGGAGCGATGCCGCAG GGCCCATCGCAACGACATGGAGAacatctttcccttcctcttccttggAGCTGTCTACTCCTTGCTGGACCCTAGTCCCACAGTGGCCAGGATCCACTTCTTCATCTTCTGCGTGGGGCGCATTGTCCACACCGTGGCCTACCTTCTGCGGCTGAAAGCGCCCACCCGCTCTGTGGCCTACAGCGTGGcccagctgccctgcttttcCATGGCTCTGCAGATCCTTGTTGCGGCGATCCCGTATTGGTAA